One stretch of Gossypium arboreum isolate Shixiya-1 unplaced genomic scaffold, ASM2569848v2 Contig00159_ERROPOS13710758+, whole genome shotgun sequence DNA includes these proteins:
- the LOC108462643 gene encoding uncharacterized protein LOC108462643 has product MVFPRALGYVDEATTDLLHRLSKRVTSVPAILAETFRSLGACRKAGTSRFVGCAQLLLAWFYSHFWLIDKVVCRVFFEDYSLLKDIVTSIRRFDVLEENWIALLQNLQSKDVEWRAPWMIPGEVLYRCGSFNWVPLLGIWGAIGYAPLLVLRQFGLRQFVPATHGLTQSEFAYRGADYKKRVGEISSAWNKTCRLKGVAIGPATTPEYVEWRGRRINDNIPEPNMEGARPMEEYLQVMPSELEIMKQEFERKNLEL; this is encoded by the coding sequence ATGGTgttccctagggctttgggatacgtggatgaggcaaccacggatcttcTCCATAGACTCAGTAAGAGGGTCACCTCTGTCCCTGCAATATTGGcagagacattcaggtccttaggCGCATGTAGGAAAGCTGGCACAAgcaggtttgttggttgtgcACAATTGCTTCTAGCTTGGTTCTATAGTCATTTTTGGTTGATAGATAAGGTCGTTTGTCGGGTTTTCTTCGAGGATTACTCACTGCTGAAGGACATAGTCACTTCAATTAGGAGATTTGATGTTCTAGAAGAGAATTGGATTGCACTACTTCAAAATCTTCAGtcaaaagatgttgagtggagagctccgtggatgattcctggtgaggTTCTTTACCGTTGCGGCAGTTTCAATTGGGTCCCtttattgggaatttggggtgccattggttatgctcCCTTGCTCGTGTTAAGGCAATTCGGTTTGAGGCAGTTCGTGCCAGCGACTCATGGGCTAACTCAAAGTGAGTTCGCATatagaggagccgattacaagaaAAGGGTCGGTGAGATCTCTAGCGCTTGGAACAAGACGTGCCGGTTGAAAGGAGTAGCTATTGGCCCTGCTACGACTCCAGAATATGTTGAATGGAGAGGTAGAAGGATCAATGATAACATTCCTGAGCCAAatatggaaggagctcgaccgatgGAGGAATATCTACAAGTGATGCCctcggagttagaaattatgaagcaagaaTTTGAGAGGAAAAATCTGGAGCTCTAG